The DNA region tatatatatgtaatatatatatatatatatatatatatatatatatatatgtgtgtgtgtgtacagtatatatatatatatatatatatatatatatatatatatatatatatatataaatacatatatatatatatatatatatatatatatatatatatatatatgtatatatatatatatatttatatatatgtgtgtgtgtacagtatatatatatatatatatatatatatatatatatatatatatatatatatatatatatatatatatatatatatatatatgtatatatatatcatctcctctcacgcctattgacgcaaagggcctcggttagatttctccagtcgtttctatcttgagcttctaaaacaatatttctccattcatcatctcccacttcacgcttcatagtcctcagccatgtaggcctgggtcttccaactattctagtgccttgtggagctcagttgaaagtttggtggaccaatctctcttggggagtgcgaagagcatgcccaaaccatctccatctacccctctccatgatctcttccacatatggcactcgagtaatctcttatactttcatttctaatcctgccctgtcatttaactccaaatattcttctgaggactttggtctcaaatctactgaatctgttgaatattgtttcattgtcataccacgactcgtgtccatacagtaataccctcaaattctaaagatcctccaTTAGAGATaaaagtttctaaatatttaaatgattccacctcatcaatcctttctccttccaatgatatttcatcctccattgcatattccgttctcatcatctctatctttcttctatttatcttgagccaaacctcatatgatatttcatgctttctgataagcaagctttgcaagtcctgtggtgttctgctaataaggacagcgtcatcagcatactctaggttaccaatccaatccaatccttctccaccatccccaactgttctatgcaatacagaatcatgaggaggataaacaacataggtgacaacaaattcccttggagtactccactgttcactggaaattcatttgataggactccactaacattaactttgctcttggtatgctcatgaacattcctgatcaaatttacatatttaagaggaactccttaataatgcaggactcacgtaaaattggcctgtgcaaactatcaaaggctttttcatagtccacaaaagccataaaaagtggatttctatattctacacattgcagtaccacatgtcttgaaaggaaaatttggtaagtacaactactttttctaaatcctgcttgttcatctctcagcttttcatcaatatttttctctcGTCTCTTAAGAATGGGTATACTATATATCTttatgataactgacgtaagtgtgatgactctgtaattaatgcaattagtcagatctccttttttggggcattttcaccaacattcttaactcccattcatcacgttgtgcctcttcatgccccattctacaaaataatcctgtaagtattctgggagactTAATTTTAggccagtattatatatatatatatatatatatatatatatatatatatatatatatatatatatatatatatatatatatatacatatatatatatatatatatatatatacatatatatatatatatatacatatatatatatatacatatatatatatatatatatatatatatatatatatatatatatatatatatatatatatatatatgaaaagtaaaatgtcactttccctaaaaaaaaaaggattcaatcAGATCGTCCTTCCATTATTAACTTATGGATCagcaacttggagccttactaaagccatagaatatGAGTTATTTACTATTtagagagcaatggaaagaataatgatgggaataacaataagagatagaaaagcgaaacatggatacgagagagaaCTAAAGTAGGTGATAttataacaatatgtaagaaaaagaaatggacatgggcaggacatataatgggaatgacagataagagatggacaagaagaatagcaGAATGAGTTCCTGGAGATTGCAGacaaaacaggggaaggaagagaagacgatggattgatgagctaagaaaatttgaaggTAGACAGGTACCGTTACCGTTACCGCtcccataatccaccaggatcgtaggggcgctgcatggtggaacactgcaataggagcctccacttgtcacggtcgtgtgcgagtgcctgggtctgggcgaaggtttttcctgtccattcagcaatgttgtcggtccacctctttctctgccgccctcttctcctcttcccctgaactgttccctggagaattgtcttggacaggccgcatgatcttgttgtgtggccataccattttagttttctcctcttcactgtggacagcagatcttcatagcgtcctaagtgttgtctcactcttctgttgacttcttcatttgtgacatgctcaatgtacgagatgccaagcacttgtctgaagcatctcatttctgcagcttggatctttctctgtagctctgccgtcagtgtccaggatttacaagcatacagaaggatggaaatgactagggcatgcaatagtctcaatttggatttgacagcgatgtttttgtctttccagattggattcagttttgCAAGCGCCGCTATTGTTTGCGCGATTCTTGCATggacttctggtttggatccttcttggctgatgattgcaccaaggtacttgagttgttggactgtttcaagttgttgaccaccgaccacgatttttgctttgattgactcgtcgctgtttctcattagttttgtttttttagcactgatttccattccgtatctggttgatgtttcatccggacgtttcacgaggttgaccagctcatcttcgttccctaccaggccgtcaatatcatcagcaaaccgaaggttgctgatcatcagcaaaccgaaggttgctgattgttcgtcctccaatgctaactgtgctcacatgatcttcgagtgcatctgtcataatttgttcaaggaagatgttgaacaGGGTTGGTGACAGAAGGCAGCCTTGGCGGACACCTACTGAAGTGCGGAACCATTCGCCTATTTTGCCTTGGGCAAGGACCGCGCTGGTTGCTTTATTGTACAGCCGTTGGATCGTCAGTATCAGTTTTTGTCCCATGTTGTACCTGTTCATTGTGGCCCAGAGGGCATCATGCCATACGCGGTCAAATGTCTTTTTGTAGTCAATGAACTTGTGAAAGATGTCTTGCTGGTGTTGGCTGTACTTCTCACACAGAACTCGAAGATTGAAAATCTGTTCCGTTGTGCTCCTTCCTCTTCTAAATCCAACTTGTTCTTCGGCAATGATCTCTTCTGCCTGGGGTCTCAGTCGGTTCAGAATGACTCTCAACATCACTTTGCTTACGTGGCTGATAAGGCTAATCGTTCTATGGTTTTGGCATTGCTGTAAGTTGCCTTTCTTGGGAAGCGTGATGATGAGGGACTGTGTCCAGGGTGTGGGCCATTCACCTGTCTGCCAGATCTTGTTGCAGATGCTAGTGAGGATGTCAGTCACTGTCTCTCCGCCATGCTTTATAAGTTCTGCAGGGATGTTGTCTACTCCTGCAGCTTTTCCATGTTTTAGCGATCTGATCgcttcctccacttcttctctcagaACTGGGAAGTCGTCGTTGTTAGATGTTTGCGGCACGATGTTACATTAGGATCTCCATTGGTCTGGTAGTTGTAAAGGTCGGAACAGTACTCTGTCCACCTCTTGAGTATGTCTTCTTCTTCCGTGAGGCAGTTCCCTGCTTTGTCTTGGATGGTACTGACTCGTgcttgctttggttttgttagatCTTTCACGATTTGGAACGCTCGCCTACTGTTGTTCTTCTCCAGCTTTTCCTCAATTTCTGTACACTGTTTCCCAATCCAATCTTCTTTGGCTTGGTTCATGCTTTTTCTTATCTTGCGGCTGATTTCTCTGTACTCTGTTGCTCCGGTGGGTGTTGTCTTATTCTTTTTCAGGTCTCTTCTTTTGTCGCACATATCCATGATTTCATCTGTGACCCATCGCTGTGTTTTCCTGCGAACGTTTCCAAGCGTTTCGTTTGCAGACTCTATCATGACTTTGTTTAATTGAGCTGTCAGCGTTTCTGCGCTGTGGTCTTCCTCAAGCGTTAACAGTGGGGCAAACTTCCCTCCAACTGTTGCCCTAAAGGACTCTGCGATGTTGGGGTCCTTCAACCTGTCCAGGTTGAATTTCATCCTGGTGTTCTTGGGCTTCTTGATTGTCTTAAGCCTGAGTTTGAAGTTCACAAACACCAGATCATGGTCGCTACCGACATCTGCACCGGGGAAAGTTCTTGTCGTAGCTCTTTTGATCCCCGATCTGAACCGATTTTGTACAAAAATGTAGTCGATCTGGTTGTGGTGGATTCCATTAGGTGCATGCCATGTCCAGCGTCGTGATGCCTTGTGCTCACCGAGTGTATTTGCAAGCACAGCATTGTTGTAGCTGGCAAACTCTAGTAGTCGTAGTCCTCTCTCATTGGACACGTCATTGCACGAGGGGCCGCAGAATTCCTTCCAGTCCTTCAGTGCGTCTTTGCCCACTTTTGCATTCCAATCTCCCTGGATGATaagtatgtcctttttgtccacttTGTCGATGGTTTCTTGGAGTTGACTGTAGAATGCCTCCACAGCATCCTCGTCGTGGTCTGTTGTTGGTGCATAGGCCTGTACTATTGTGATGTTAAATGGTGCTGCTCTTAGGCGGATGGAAATGGCCCTGCTGGAAACTGGGCGGCAACCTAGTACAGAGTTCTTGACGTTCTTGTTGACAAAAAAACCTACGCCATTGGTATGTTTGTCCATCTCTCCGCTGTAGTAAAGTACATGACCTTCCTCGGTGAGATGCTCCCCATGGTTCTTCCACCTAACCTCACAAAGTCCCACAACGTGCCAGGTGTATTTCTCCAGTTCGTGTGTTAGTTCCTGTAGTTTCCCTGTCTGGGCAAGGGTTCTCACGTTCCAGGTTGCTATTGCAACGTTTTCTCTTCCTCGGATCTTCGGAGGGGATGTTGCACCAGTAGTACACTTTTCACGTCCGCCCTGGTGTGCAATGGATGGCGCGGTTCTTGTTGACCTGGGTGACGACCGAGCCGGTATGGTATCCTTTTTTGTTGTGTCCATCATGCAGTGTGTCTTGGGCTGATGAAGCCTGGCGGCGCCCATCCCTCTTCAGGCCGGGTCACAGCCGACTTCCTCCAGTACCCGGGGGCTCGCCTTGACCTCGAACACGTGGCCGTTGTCATTCGTCTAGGAATTCTTCGCCCTGGCCGGTGCCTTTGGAACAAGGTCTTTCGCCCGGTGATGCCGTGTTAACACCACCCCCTCACGTGGTTTAGTCCGCCAGCTGAGACGGTGTACCAGGGTGTGGCACTTGGAGCCAGCACGTGAGAGATTTAGGAGATGGATGAGGTCCAGTGATGCCACCCACTCTCCCATTAGATGATAGAGTGCAGCTGGTAAACATCAAAGGTACCACCACTATCCAGAGCCCCCTTACAGGTACagtaagaccataaatagacgcgattGGAAAGACATGTTTGACGCCTTTTGTCTTGCAGAggaggaggaatatatatatatatatatatatatatatatatatatatatatatatatatatatatatatatatatatatagacactttttTCCCCTTTAAAGTGGGCAGCACTATAGATATTGGTTTTCTTGTTTTTAGCAGTGATGTTTAGAGTGAAGTTGCTCGACCCACGTTCTGCTAATTAGATGTGTAGACGGTGGCAGTCTTTTTCAATAGTGACATATCCACGTACCGACAAAATCCATCGTTAGCTtcccattcttctttttttttcagaattacagATTTACAAGAAAAAATGGGAGCGAAATCGTATACAGCATTTCCATTATTCTTAATAGCACTATGTGCAGTCTTCACGCATGCGCAGATTAGCTTCCGTGGAAGCTGCCCCAGGTTACCTGTGATCAAAGACTTTGATTTTGACAGAGTAAGTAACTTTACtatgatttttttcttatgtaatatacgctacaaaacaaaaatatcttgtttAGAGAGGCATATAAGTCTCATTAAATATATCATCAGTATCATAGCACATTTCAGATAAAGAAATAGAGCTACTTCAACTTTCAAGAATAAATTAAGCAATTGTAATGTTTTTGTTTCCAAGTTTTTGAAATCAAAATAGACATATTTGTGTTAgattcttttttaatttgttttcctgTGCTATTATTTTGAAGGTCAATATAGCCCTATACAACTGATTTGTATCATTACTCCTCAAACACGTCTCCCTACAGTACTTGGGTCGATGGTTCGAGCAGGAGAAATACTTCGTCGCCTACCAGACGGTCGGACGGTGTTGGAGTGGGACTTACATCAAGAACAAGGGAAAAATCTCTGTGAGGTTGGATTTCCGGGACATTGTGTAAGTAGGGgatttaaggttattattattattaatattattattattatgaaaaagtacgctaataataataataataataataataataataaaaatgataaaaataataataatgataataataataatgataatgataataataatgataataataataatatcaatattatcattattattattattaatattattattatgaaaaaatcatgatgataataataataataataataataataatgttattattatcaatattattattattattattattattattattattattattattattattattattattattat from Palaemon carinicauda isolate YSFRI2023 chromosome 35, ASM3689809v2, whole genome shotgun sequence includes:
- the LOC137627306 gene encoding craniofacial development protein 2-like — protein: MDTTKKDTIPARSSPRSTRTAPSIAHQGGREKCTTGATSPPKIRGRENVAIATWNVRTLAQTGKLQELTHELEKYTWHVVGLCEVRWKNHGEHLTEEGHVLYYSGEMDKHTNGVGFFVNKNVKNSVLGCRPVSSRAISIRLRAAPFNITIVQAYAPTTDHDEDAVEAFYSQLQETIDKVDKKDILIIQGDWNAKVGKDALKDWKEFCGPSCNDVSNERGLRLLEFASYNNAVLANTLGEHKASRRWTWHAPNGIHHNQIDYIFVQNRFRSGIKRATTRTFPGADVGSDHDLVFVNFKLRLKTIKKPKNTRMKFNLDRLKDPNIAESFRATVGGKFAPLLTLEEDHSAETLTAQLNKVMIESANETLGNVRRKTQRWVTDEIMDMCDKRRDLKKNKTTPTGATEYREISRKIRKSMNQAKEDWIGKQCTEIEEKLEKNNSRRAFQIVKDLTKPKQARVSTIQDKAGNCLTEEEDILKRWTEYCSDLYNYQTNGDPNVTSCRKHLTTTTSQF